The genome window GCTGTTATGGCACGCTGTATTAAACCACAAAATGCTATATCAAGTTGTAAGTAATAACTATCGAGTATAAAATATCtgaaaaatactgctgaaattgAAATCAGTAGTTTCTGGTCCTATGTTTAGGTCAGTATCCGAAACGCATTTGGTAATTGTTTCTTATGGTGATTATTAATTCACGAACATCGACATATTGAACGTTTTCTTGGTCAAAAGTATTGTTAAGCTTTTTTCAATATCATGCATAAATTCTTTGCTGAATAATAGacatttttagttgtgagcgttagcgaGCAACTTAtgtagaggcagttttgcaagttaGTCTGCTGTTAGCTACGTTATTAACGATAACttcaagtcagtctgctgttagctacgctaggaacgataaccactgcctgtgaCAACTTCAGTGCCATTAGCGCTTTGATGTTAAATAGTGTCACTGTTATCAAACTGTGTTAAGTCTTTGCAACTGTCAAATTTATAAGTATGCGCAATAATACGACAAAGTTAATCCCTCAATATGCAAAATGTATCAGAGAGCATAAACTACATCAAACCCTTCCTGCTTGAGTTTCATTTCAGAGTTAGTATACAGTtttcacaatacatgtatctgCATATACTCGTTAAATGTATTACAACAATGATCCTGGTACCGGTAAACTTACTTATCGGGTACAAGCCCGGCCCTTGGGCACGTCGTCAGCAGCCTGTGAGTTATGGACGGCCTTCTTGCGAACGATGTCGAGGCCCCAGGACTTGGGGTTGCTGCCTACAAGGGAGTCCTTGGGTTTCACAAACATGGGCGCGCTCTCGGTCCCTACCCCCGCGGTAGCGTGCGTGCCACGCCCAACGGTTGGCCAGTAGATCTCGAACACATGTTTACCCTTGGATAACGCTTAAAAATGGTTGTAAATGTATGTTATGCTATGAAGCAAAACTATTGTTATATTATGCAAAACATGATATATTGTAACTCTGCTTCAGTGCTGcgctttaatatattttatcgaaaaatttgtgtttgaaagcaaaatttaactttttgtcaataaaaaatatcAGCACTGTAATATAAATGCATGAATGTTCAGTAACTTAATGACTATGACTTAATGATTATGCAAAAGAAAAAAGTGCAAACCGATGTACTTACGAGCTCCCCACCGGGCGCCGTCGGTCTCGAAAGTACCCTTCCGGTGTCGATGCACGCAGTTCTGGTTGATGATGTTCATGCCGTCTGAGCAACCAAGGATACCCGTGTCAAGGGCGGGGTCGGGACTGATTGACTGAATCCACACTGGGGAGGGGTTTCCTGTGGAACGAGAATGACTAGGTTGAATTAAGCATACAGTAAATATAGATGTTGATATTTTTAATGTTGgtattatttcttattaacaaATGACCCCAAGGAGGAAACAGGAATAAAAAAGTACAATACGCGATTTTGACCCTTTACGATTTGCAGTCAAGCCTATGCTAAATGCTGCACATAACTAGAAGACGAATTTGCTAATTGTATTACATATTTATTGCAACATTGTGCCTGTAAACTAGTGATAATTAAGTAGTCAATTACATTTTAGATGCACTTGTCCTTACAAATGTGTGGCAAATTTGTTGGCGTTTATATCAGTATGCGTTAATGTCTGCAGAAATAACAtgctatatatttaaataacacttACATATACGTGTATAAATTGAACTCATCgcgtttgttttttaaaataagcatAATAAATGTGATTCCATGCTGAAATCCCACTGCACTGAAAGGCTCGCGATGACTCATGTCGACGTCTTGCGCATCAAATATACATTCGAATAATTCAATGATGTGTGACTTATCCTGTGTAATTGCAAACCTCTCTTGGCTCTAGTGCACACAGCGCTTGTCTTCTGCTTATTTGAAGAACGAAGGCGGCTATAGGCTCGTACTGACTCATGACCATGTTTAACGGGTATAACAAACATATTACTTTTTTAGTGTTGTGTAACCTACCCTGTCCAACTGCACCTCCCCTAGGTCCCGGCGCACACAGCGCCAGCAGGGCTATCATGCTGATAAGGAGAACAACGGCGCTGATAGCCTCGTACTGGCTCATGGAGGCGTCCAGGGCGTCTTGGGCGCGTGACATCCTGGTAGCAATGAACGACAATCATATTAAATCTTTGGAACGAGTACGATTCAAACATTTTGGAAGACTATCATATATATCACCATATAATAGGTTATATATGTACCTATTACGACTTGATGATCCGACgcacatttttatttgactatTAAACCCAATGGCGTTGAacataaacatgaaattttacaatcaagatatataatatatttagccCCTATCCAACGGAATAAGAAACTTAGATTCGACTTTATGAATGAAATTTGGCTATTTAACAATAATAAGTTCAAGCTGTTAAAGCAAGTCTGAGAGATCTaacttaacccattcatgcctagcgtcctgaaaaaaaggacattgcaaacagcgtagacccagatgagacgccgcatgatgcggcgtctcatctgggtctgcgctgtttgcttaaatgaatttctttatgaaatattctaattattgaaataatatacttgacacccctaattttggaaataaattgatccaatttagaaggatgggaaagtccactgggcataaaagggttaaaaggtcaaaaatgaagGGCTAGTAAAATGTCGTTAAAGAAAGAGAATACAAGTTCAGAAGTTGTTGCAGAAAATCAACGAAATTGGAATAAAATGAGactcgttctgagaaaatggggcttaatgtatgtgcgtgaagtgtcatcccagattagcctgtgcagtccgcataggctaatcagggacgacatcttTCCGTGTTTATGGAATTTTAGTTTTAAAGAAGTCTATTCTacacgaaaatcaagttaaggacagaaagtatcgtccctgatagaatgtgcggactgcacaggctaatctgggacgacactttacgcacatgcattaaacccagttttctcagaacgcgactcaaatacaAGTATAAATACGCTTTGCTTGTAAAGTGGAACACTTAATTACAAACATAAACATGTGTTTACACTTTTGGAAAAGTATCCCTTTTATATAAAGATTTGTTCGTACGATACACAGACATAAGTTTTTGTTCTTCAACAAATACAGGTAAACGCGTCGGTATTTGCGTAACTTTTATCGTTATAAACTTGATTTTAATGAATACAATTATACAGTACGTATATTAAATCAACATTTCTGGTTTGCATTtcatgtatatgtttaaaattgATACAATTAAATGTTGATATTGAAATCGTATAAGCGATCGATGGTTCAGGGATATAGGCGACTAGAGTGTTCTTACAAATTCACTCCAGAGACATGACCATATCGGTATATACATGTAGGTATGTTTTAAACCACTTAGGTACGTTTTTTTCCAAGGCTATGAAATCATTACAAACTATTCACGTATGTTGTTTTTCGTAATGCTTTATAGTTGTATCAATTTTGAATGCAGATTATTCATAAACGAAGCTGTATTTTCGGAATTCCGTGTGATAACACGCTCTTTTATTTTTGTGATCTGTGACAAAACTTTGGCAAATTATTTcgacaatctgtgaacaaatccctttaaAAAGGAGTGAATTTATTAGATTTGCAGCGAGAAAAAGCAGTTAATGTGCTACATGTACATACTGAAACAAAATATGGAAGAtttttgttggattcggtggactatcaattttaattcacgagtgatcatagaattAAAATCGATTCTCCActaaatccaacaaattttctttttcttttatgccTTTTTAACcctttatttacattgtaaaagggTTTTACTGAAGAATTTCGCTGTAATAAAGACgtcatttcgtttaaaaaaatgacgtcattttactgTAAAACATTTTGAAccgtttgaaacagtgaattatcagttttaacccactgatatttctctatgaaccaccggaaagcataaaataaatgtagatgttataaataaggtaaacaaaagttatttgttttcactAACAAAGCCCAAAATATAAAAAAGGTTGGGTGGCCAAATATCTTATATCATAACCTTGTTTTGCTATTCCTATTTTATTTCCCGCCTTTAAAATGAATTTCACCGACATACATGTTTCAATTGTAGGTATGAAATAATCGTCTTTACATCTGAAAGTTAATTATGAGAATGTAATCTTAAATCGCAAAATGATTCAAAACTCAAACTGGAATACAGACAAAAATAGTTAAGAGTTAGCCCCAAAATAAGAAGAAAGGTCGgttcagtggaaacaaacaactttgtcATTTCGACTAAAGAAACACATTTACCCAGTGGTTACACTCTTATGACATTCTTTTGGGGTTTGCAAACCCCGTTACCTTACAAAATGGTCAGCGTGGTTGGATAAATTGTAAATTTCAATGCATAGAATATTCCCATTACTTACTTTTTGCATGcacatattaacacattattttgcaaaacaaaatttTTGAATTCtgcataaatatttactttaaaaccGTCTTAATGATGCATTAGATTTATTGTCTTATCAATGACCATGGTATAAGTGTAATTTGAAAACTATACTTAGCTGACAAAAATTCATAACAAATATACACAAATGATATACATCTTAATCCAATAGTCATTTTTTCATAGTCGTTAAGCAATTAATGTTTCCAAAACATGTACCTCAGTAAGCcattgaacataattatgttattatttgcaaTTACCACAaggttaaataaaacatttaaaccaAAGCCAAACGCTATCAACCAAATTCGATTGAGCAAGTCAAAATTCATATTCATGAAAACATTTTTCGATTAATGTATTTGTGTGTTTGTAATATTCTTTCttgtgtttttattgtgttttaatttatttaaaaccaaaTCAGCCATTAGGACCAGTATGACTTCAAGAAATGTCAGTAAATCCCATTGGttaatgtatgcatatgtttccTGAAAATATGAGTTTTCATTACATCTTTTTCAAACAAGCAAACAATActtatacatttcatttgttttttatcAGAACATAAAGTATTGGATTGCACATAGAAATACTGATCAGATTTCCGCATAAACATCCAATTAGTAAGTAATAGATAATAAATAAAGCTAATAAATAGCAGTTGAGAATATATTTCACCTTGCTTAGTGTAAAGTTTATTGGTATGTATTACAACGCATCTGTTTTTATAAAAAGACTAATTTCAGCTTAGAATTGCTCGTGAAAAAAAGGCTTAaatgttgcaattatgttttgCTCACTTTGTCACATTTACAATAGATTATAATAAGGATGTGAATAAGTAATCGGAAACAAAATGCAGAAACTTATGTCGTAGTCTGCGTATTTTTAGATATGAGTTCCATAGTATTTGCCATCATTATCACCACAATTTTGGATAACCAAATGGtagtttcattcaaataatttttggtGATGAGCAATGTGATGTTGGTAAGAAAAGTATATGGCTCATATTGGTTTGTACTTATTATTAACTAGATTTCTAAAAACACTTACCTATGTATTTTAATTTGTTCTAATTGTATAGCAAATGCCGGAGTGaattctttaaatataaataaggcTAGCTCCGAAGAATGCTGTTTATACTTTACATAAATAGAAACACATGTTAAAAACATGGGTCAATATCTGCATTTGAATACTGGTTAACTGGTTATACGAATATATGAAAGTAAAATGCTCTTACCCTTCGGCACCTATTTAACATAAAGTACATCATATTTATGagttaataattgtgttaaacAGAATAAAGATTATGTGTTTGCACTTATGATTCGTTTCTTTTCATTAATGCAATCATATATTAATAAACGTGTGTTCGTTACAAGCAGTTATATCTGAGATCGTGAAAGCAACTGATTGTGCTTGCATATAAACAAATGAATAAGATTGCTGATATGAAAATTACATTTACAATGCGATAGCTCGCAGACCTCGAATACAACTATTTTACTTGTACAATAAAGCAGGATTGCATAAATTAgacgtgctatgtgaaaagggggtttaatgcatgtgcgtaaagtgtcgttccagattagcatgtgctgtccgcacaggctaatcagagacgacactttccgcctaaactggatttttgctaagaagacattgaaacgaaacatatcataaaagcggaaagtgtcttcccttattagcctgtgggactgcacatgttaatctaggacgacactcaacgcacatgcagtaaacccccttttcacagagcgaggctttaTTTTATCTCCAGTTTCATCATACTTATCCAGTCTCAAAGTACAAGCTTCAAATATTGCTTCCTCGCACGATATTTGTACCGTGGTATTCAATAAATAAAGGAcatataatgtaataataatattgacTTACCATGATATAATCCGATCAATAGAAAAACACTTAATATGTACCCCATAGTTGTTCCTGTTTTGCTATCTACACATTAAAGTGAAAAACAATACCCTGTATGACCTAAAGATGTCCAAAAGTGATCGATTGCAAGTACTAGCCtatcattttgaaataattgagcATACATTcatattgttatttgtttgtaAAGCGTCCATAACAACGACTGCGTTCAAGTTTGTAGCAGTATTGATCTATTGCACAAATATGTATATAGAGGGATGAGCGCATGTGCAATGTATCGCGGTAGTGTTTGTAACGCGGGTATAATATTGGCGACCTGCGATTGATTTTATGGATTTGAAGTGTAAAGAGGTATATTTCGAAAGGCTGCGTTATCCATGTGTGATGTTGTGATGTGTAGCGATTTGTATACAAATTATAAAGTTTTACGATGTAGACGTCAGCGAGAATATACGAAACTgcatctgtttttttttaatgccaaTGGTCATTTATATGTCAATATTTATGTCAGaattatgatatttttacacgTTTATTATTTGCCGGGTCCTACTATGACATACTTAACAGCTGAACACACACGATACAAACGTGATCGTACAATAATCagtgttttaaccctttgcatgctgggaaatttgtcgcatgttaaaatgtcgtctgctgaatttctaaaattagcattttcttcgattttttttcaaagaatactatcagaatagcaaacagtttggatcctgatgagacgccacgttctgtggcgtctcatctggatccaaactgtttgcaaaggccttcaaaattcggttcccgcactgaaagagttaataaataaaacattatgaaaTCACTGGACATTATACAAAACGTGAGTTATGCAACAAATTAATACCACACAATATTAATGACACATAACATTGTCTTGAAACATGTATTGCCATACCTTTGGTTGCAAACACGAAGCACTTAAAGAAGcacatttatgtaataaatatctGTGGTTTGACattggtatacatgtatttcataggTGTATTTTACATTCAGTCCTGATTCAATTGGTTATATCAGAATCATTCAAACAATCTGACGAAAaagaaattttgaaaaataaattagttTATCTTTTTGAGATGTTTGGACACGGACGCACACAATTACTTATTACGAGCTACGGAAAATTACCTTTTCTATAGGTAAATAGAGACGCGCTCTTGGAAAACCcgtcttaatacatgtgcgtaatacAAGTATCGTctccgattagcctgtgtagtccgcatggGCTTGTTATGGACGACACGTTCAGATCTATAGAatattcgtttaaatgaagtatcttctacacgaaaatccagttaaagcgaaATTCGTAGTCTCTGCGgaatgcaaaggctaatctgggacgatactttacccacatgcatagagCCCAGTTATCCCAGGTAGCGGGTGAATATTATTgcttaccctttgcatgctgggaaatttgtcgtctgctaaaatgtcgtctgctgaatttctaaaattagcattttcttcgatttttttcaaagaatactatcagaatagcaaacagtttggatccagatgagacgccacgttctgtggcgtctcatctggatccaaactgtttgcaaaggccttcaaaattcggttcccgcactgaaagagttaaactttATAGATCGATGTATTGGACTCAACGTTTCGCATGTTATGTCATGTTATGTCAgtataatgataaatatacagATTATTGACGAAACTAAGTGAAGACTCCCTAACACTGACCGGTAATCGGGTTGTGTTTGACGCGCAATTTAAAGGCCGTGATAAAAACTAAATCCTTGTTAGGTTAAAAAATTTGAAGATTAAAAAATTCGTATCGATTATTTCACGGATAGGCACACATGTTAACGTTAAggattaaaaaataaacacacatttaaagcACAAAACTTGCATATGCATAAAACATTGACACATCGCTCATCAGgattaaaaacacaatttgtaGCAGGTGACAAAAAAGCCTAGGTCAACCGTTTTGCTCAgttaacagattatatttattaaattatggttcAATTAACTTGTCCATACATACACAAGGGCATTCCGGGGAATATTAAATTTAGCTTATCTGTTTATTTGGCGACAGTTTAATATGCAGCTGCTAAAAgtgtcataataaaacatctgcaCTGATCCGTAAtagtaaaacaatttaattatgaATCACAAGAACTTCATTATCATTCCCTTGTGATGTCCATTTTCAGCGTTGAGTTTATAGTTAATGCATAGTATCATTGTAATTGACCGGCCTTCCGTTTCTGAAGTAGTGTCCAGTGCGGGCTTGTTTGTAGATTGATATTCCATACTAATGCTTCAGAGGCTGTGGCTAAAAACAAAAGGAAATAAGGCGTTATAAAACTATACACGTGTATGCAGCTCTGTGCCAGCAATCGGTTATAATATAGCTCGtcatgagaaaactgggcctaagcctgtgcagatttcacACGCTCatgagggatgacacttaatgcacacacATTTAGCTCAATCTCATTGTTTGCCAAGAATTGTAAAGTTTACAATTAAAgatattattgcaaaatatataatgCAAGAAATTCAACTCTGAAGTTCAAAAGCTTATAAAGTGCATATGTTTCTTACCAGCATTTCTACCAACAGTGGGTTGACTGCAGCAGCATTAGGGGCTAGTCTCCCGCCTGAAATTAATCGAGCAGGTATTTATTGAGGCTGTCAGAgattaacattaacataattatgaACAGTGTCCAATCAGAGACAGTGCTGTAAGTATAATGAACTTTTAGTTGTACTGTAAGATCGAAAAGCCCCATCATAAATACTGCGAAGCATAAGAAGAAATCGATCCATAAATGTCGGCATCAGTCAGAAAATATTCCGGAACCCCCTTTTGCAAGCGCAAATAAGAGCGTTCGACCGTACAGTGCAGCTAATATATCTTAACTTAAACGCGATAACATAATTTTCTGAATGAATGAAAAAACCAACAGTTGTTTCTTATATTTACTGGTGTCTGCACACTTCTTAACACGTGTAATTTCGACTTACTGTTTGTCGGTGTCAATAACCAACGACGTTCAGAAGGTACATGTACCGTGCGTCTGTTTCAAGTAACAATACGTGAACAAGGTGAACAATAAGCACTCTCACCGGTTCCTCTGTAGATCATGCTGACCTGCGCCCCCTGAGCGATTAGGCCCATCATGGGGTACACCGGAAGTGCTGTTTTCGGGAAGCTGATGCTGGAACCCCAGTAAACCCTGTCCGTACCGAAGGCGATGGAGCCGCTGTCACAGTCCACGAACATGAAGAACCTGCGaagtgacagacagacatttaTTTCAAGACTTGCACATAGTACATCTTGCAAAATTAAGCAAAATCGACGAAGACGAATGCGATATTGATGATGAAGGAGAAAGaaatacatatgagccttgttctgagaaaactgggcttaatttgtgtgcgtaaaatgtcatcccagattagcctgtgcagtccgcacaggctaatcagggacgacactttccgcctaaacttgattttcggtaaggagggacttccttgaaactttaATTACCAAaaaaaggcggaaagtgtcggccctgattagcctgtgcggactgcaaaggctaatctgggacgacactttacgaacatgcattatgcccagctttcccagaacgcgactcaataatTAATATATACTTACTTGATAGGCACAGATTTTCCTCTCGGGTAGGTGCAGAGGATCTCTCCCTTGTGGAGAGCCTTACACTTGGAGATGTCCAGTCCCCACGAGTGTCGGTTACACCCCACCAGCGAGTCGCGCGGTTTCACGAAAAGTGGAGCCTCTTTCGTGCCCACGCCAACGCTTGCGCACGCATCCCGAAACCGAATCGGCCACGTGATCTCGAATACGTGCTTCCCTTTGGAGAGGGCTGAAATGCGATATTAAGCTTTATGATAAAAGTATATAAGTCATTTTACAATATCTTTGGGCGTCAATTATTCCTCAATATGTTCGTTGTTATTCCGAAAACGCTTAATCCTGTAAATAATATCGTTTAATGTCCCGCTTATATTAAGGCATTTGATTTATTCACATGTGCTCACAAAATTACACTTatgtgtaaaacaaaatataactcAAAACCTTAATAAAGGACTGAAACATAATGTTCATGTATTGTAAGTTAACTGTACTTATAGATTTAACTGCCTTTAGACAATTATAGTTTATATATAAACTTTAAGTTTCATattataattaacatattttttttcgaTGATACCCTTTCATATCAACGGATTAACgagtatatacatttttaagaacaaatatttatacattctTTCTGCATCATAACATGTTGGGTGATATAAGTATATATTTCACTTCTATCTTAATATTCACCACGCAATACAtcacaaagtttttaataaagtTACTAATAAACTAAAGAGCTTACCACAACCCCACTGGGCCCCGTCCGCCTCAAAGTGTCCTTTACGATGCCTGAACACAGTGTTATGGTCAACGACAGTCAGGCCATCCGAAATACCCTGTATTCCGGCGTCTAGAGCGGGGTCCGGCTGGATCGTCATGACCCAGGGTGGCATCGGGTCACCTGGGTAATGAAGGAGATCATTGTCGGTAGTATTCGTGCATTTCGGTGATATATTTGGTATTTGGGAGACGAATAATACAAGTCTCGTTCTGGTtgaactgggcttaacgcatatGCGTACATTggtgtctcatattagcctgtgcaattcgcacaggctagtCAGCGACGACACTTACCGCAGTAACGGAATCTGTCGTTTACAAGAGGtctttttaacgaaa of Dreissena polymorpha isolate Duluth1 chromosome 15, UMN_Dpol_1.0, whole genome shotgun sequence contains these proteins:
- the LOC127860612 gene encoding protein gustavus-like, with product MLIVAMAILVMLCAETVQPGDPMPPWVMTIQPDPALDAGIQGISDGLTVVDHNTVFRHRKGHFEADGAQWGCALSKGKHVFEITWPIRFRDACASVGVGTKEAPLFVKPRDSLVGCNRHSWGLDISKCKALHKGEILCTYPRGKSVPIKFFMFVDCDSGSIAFGTDRVYWGSSISFPKTALPVYPMMGLIAQGAQVSMIYRGTGGRLAPNAAAVNPLLVEMLPQPLKH
- the LOC127860893 gene encoding protein gustavus-like is translated as MSRAQDALDASMSQYEAISAVVLLISMIALLALCAPGPRGGAVGQGNPSPVWIQSISPDPALDTGILGCSDGMNIINQNCVHRHRKGTFETDGARWGAPLSKGKHVFEIYWPTVGRGTHATAGVGTESAPMFVKPKDSLVGSNPKSWGLDIVRKKAVHNSQAADDVPKGRACTRCLSYTWHVFRFYMYVDCDSGTVGFGTDFAYYGAPLRFPLDKLPVYAMVGCCQPNAQITMIYRGSENRAAMPSQINKAVVPSIGPGGAVNVVVVNTNQTAYAGYPPPGAVAPGPAYGTKGEPVPPPAYNA